The following proteins come from a genomic window of Alnus glutinosa chromosome 10, dhAlnGlut1.1, whole genome shotgun sequence:
- the LOC133879112 gene encoding AP2-like ethylene-responsive transcription factor PLT1: MFIIGCVQNGDLESAQKVFDEMSERLKLGDRHHQHGRWQARIGRVAGNKDLYLGTFSTQEESAEAYDSAAIKFRGLNAVTNFDMSRYDVKSIQGSSTLPIGGAAKRLKDVEEDDEDSRHRGKNRRLN; this comes from the exons ATGTTTATCATTGGGTGTGTGCAAAATGGTGATTTGGAGAGTGCCCAGaaggtgtttgatgaaatgtctGAGAGACTTAAATTAGGGGACCG ACACCACCAGCATGGACGATGGCAAGCAAGGATTGGAAGAGTTGCAGGGAACAAAGACCTCTACTTGGGAACTTTCA GCACCCAAGAGGAATCGGCAGAGGCTTATGATAGTGCTGCCATAAAGTTCCGGGGACTGAATGCAGTAACAAACTTTGACATGAGCAGATATGACGTGAAGAGCATACAGGGGAGCAGCACGTTGCCCATTGGTGGGGCTGCGAAGCGATTGAAAGATGTTGAGGAGGACGATGAGGATTCTCGGCACCGGGGAAAGAACAGAAGATTGAATTAG
- the LOC133879113 gene encoding uncharacterized mitochondrial protein AtMg00810-like, which yields MFDELNALTKTHTWDLVELPSGKSAVRLAVVRYWQLFQMDVKNAFLNADLAEEVYMHPPPGYDHPPHTGFVPSVYDSTLFLHTNSAGIILILLYVDDMIITEDDRSSSDGYYLSQAKYASDLLSKAGLTDSKTCISPLEHNTRLLATLYRQLVGSLIYLTVTRPDISYTVHLVSQFMSAPRSTHYAVVLRILRYVNGTLFHGLHFSSCSSLELRSYFDADWAGDPTDRRSTTGYCFLLGTSRISWRTKKQTVVVRSSTKAEYRALADITAELLWLRWLLTDMGAH from the exons ATGTTTGATGAACTAAATGCTCTCACTAAAACTCATACTTGGGACCTGGTGGAATTGCCTTCTGGGAAGTCTGCAGTTCGAT TAGCTGTTGTGCGTTATTGGCAATTGTTTCAGATGGATGTCAAAAATGCATTCTTGAATGCTGATCTTGCTGAGGAAGTTTATATGCATCCTCCACCTGGCTATGACCATCCTCCTCACACA GGCTTTGTCCCTAGTGTCTATGACTCTACACTTTTTCTTCATACTAATAGTGCTGGTATTATTCTTATCCTtctttatgttgatgacatgatcATTACAGAGGATGATCGCTCTA GTTCTGATGGATATTATCTCTCTCAAGCTAAGTATGCGTCTGACTTGCTTTCCAAAGCAGGCTTGACAGATAGCAAAACATGCATTTCTCCACTTGAACATAATACTCGACTTCTTGCTACTCTGTACAGACAACTGGTCGGTAGTCTCATCTATCTCACTGTTACCCGCCCAGACATTTCCTATACGGTTCACTTGGTTAGCCAGTTTATGAGTGCACCTCGCTCTACTCATTATGCTGTCGTTCTTCGTATCTTACGCTATGTCAATGGGACTTTGTTTCATGGCCTTCACTTTTCTTCATGCTCCTCTCTTGAGCTCCGCTCTTACTTTGACGCTGACTGGGCCGGTGATCCTACCGATCGTCGCTCCACCACGGGTTATTGCTTCTTACTCGGCACCTCTCGAATTTCTTGGCGTACTAAGAAGCAAACTGTTGTTGTCCGATCCAGTACTAAGGCTGAGTACCGTGCACTTGCCGATATTACAGCTGAACTTTTGTGGTTACGATGGCTTTTGACAGACATGGGTGCTCATTAG